GCACCGAAACTGAAACGCGACGCCGGGGCGTCGATCTGGTGACGTGTCCGAACGGCCGAGTCGCTCTCGCTTCCTCCAGCCGCCGTCCAGATTTCAGACTCGCGGGAACAGATCGTGTCGGCGATGCGGCGCAGTCCGTCAGTACATGACACCCAAAGTTCAAGGTGAGAAGCAGTGTCATTGGAGGTAAACTATGTTTACACCGGTACGACACGAGTACTTGGTTCTACGTCCAGTGAGAGCCCATCTGTGGGGTTTTTTCCTGCAGATTagattaatttacattaattcatattaaattaatttacattacatagaTCGATAGATGGATGCAGCCaggcggtggcacagtgattagagcttGGGATCCACGCTCAAACTCCCCCTCACGCTGTATTCgccgtgatcaaggtacttactctgaaatgatacggtaaaaattaccctgctgtataaatgggtcaatcagtGTAACTTCACACTGCAAACTGCTTTtgagaagagcatcagatacATTAATAACCGTGAACCCAGACAGATACCACGTCATTAATCCCcaaggagagacacacacataaacgGCAATTTAGAGTCGCCGCATATTAAATTGTCAAAGTGGACGAACGGGTCCTGATCTAGCAGCTGCCGGACAGGATCTCACCTGCTCATCATCCCGCttaaatttgttaaaacaaGTTTGTGTAACGACTTCTGCTCTGCGCGTGTTGGTGAGGAGTTTAAATCCCCCATCATGctttgctctgtctgtgtgtgtgtgtgtgtgtgtgtgtgtgtgtgtgtgtgtgtgtgtagggggtgggggtgggggtggtacCTGGTGAGTGGGAGCAGCACTGAGTCACTCTCTGAGTCAGTGCGCTGTTTCTGTCTGCAAGGTCTCGACCCGACAAAGGCCCCCGCCACGGCAGATCGGCTGAGGCCTCGTGCCCACCGGTTTCGTTTGGCTCCTGAGCAGACGACGCGGCGGCGGAAATGACACCGGACAGGAAACGGGCATCGAGTTTCTCACACTGGTGGAACAAAAGGCGTTCAAGTTGCTCTGTTAGTTCTGCTTCTAGAAGCTGCCCATGGTGTCAGACCATCTCGGTTCGGGTCCCGCGCTGAGGCCGTGGACGGGTTCGGCTCCCAGGGCACAGAGCCCCAAGACGTTGAGCTAAATGCCTGCAGGGAaatatatatccatccatccatccatccatccatccatcaacagtCGCTTAtcttgagcagggttgcggcatgccggggggggacacacccaggacaggacgccagtctgttgcaaggcaccccaagcaggactcgaaccccagacccgccacacaccagctgaacccactgcaccaccacaccccccctggGGAAATATCCAAATGGGTGAAATTATAGTCAGATCTTGACAGAAGCACTGGCTTTGCACTATAAAATGTTAGtaacaatgtaatatttaaaacaaaaaacgtTATGCAGTTATAATCCAAATATCTCTCATCTTTATAGCTCTACTTTTTTATTCTGAACAGATTTTTCTTGCAGTATTTAATTCAATGATTTCCCCCATGTCAGCATGAagaaatttaacatttcaagtcCCTttggggaaacacacacacacacacacacacattttcagaaccgcgtgtcccatatggggtcacggggaaccggagcctacccggcaactcagggcgtaaggccggagagggaggggacacacccaggacgggacgccagtccgccgcaaggcaccccaagcgggactcgaaccccagacccactggagagcaggactgtggtccaacccactgcgccaccgcaccccctttgggGAAACAATCattggattattattttttttttaaattgttgttgttgttgttaataataataataataataataataatatatgtaaaGTGCCTGAACACTGATCCTGTGATGGGTCTCAGTAACTTATCACTTAAGACAAATTTACTGGGGGTAATAGTTTTAATGGCTtcatctgtacacacacacacacactttttttttttacactggcaGGAGAAATAGTTTAGGGAACTTAGTCTGAACTTCCCCTCCCATAACACCCACCTCTTTAAAGTGAACAAGTATAAAAGTGGTACAAAATttctatatattaaatattaaaaaattaaaatatgtattttaaacacGTCCACGGCTTAGTTTACAGGGGACTCGGTAAGTGTTAGTAaattttcattatatattaatttttttttcttcgccAAACTTGGAATGAACTCCCGCCCTTTCGCGACCCTGCGGGAAGGAAGGGTGTCTGTAAAGGAAGCGGTCGGCCGGTCGCGGCCCTTGAGCTCTGTTCCAGTCCCTTTTCAGAGCGGACTCTCTGCAGGACGATCGCGGTCACCTGCGGGAGGCGCCACCGATCGGGGCCGAGCTCCGGAAGCTccatcaagggtactggagcggggggtgggtttggcctctCGAACCCCAGCCGTCGCTCGCGTTTCCCGTCGTCCTCAAGAGGGCGGCGAGGGGCTCACACAAACCCGATAAGTCCGGAGCCCAAAAGGGCGCCTCCGCGGCACCCTGCCGGAATGTTCCGCCCCGGCATCAGCAGCCGCTCGCCTGCACCTTGCGCCAGCGCGAATGCTGCTGCTTCGAGCTCTCCCTTCGCGGTGGCTCCTCATTCGAGACGTGTGGCACCGGCGAAGGGCACCGGGAAGCGCGGCGCCGGAGACGCCTTTCGTTGTTGATTTACATCCCAGAATTGGCTCCGCTATTTTACTGAAGTTTGAGCTCGACtgcactgtgtaaatgggtcaaatcCACGTGACACTAAAAATAGCGTgttcataaaaacaataatgcCAATCAATAACAAAGTCTcgagattgattgattgattgattctaCTGCTGGGGCAGGCGTGAGATGTTCCACTGCTGACGTGCGATGACTCGGGACGGCACCGCGAGGACGCCCGGCCCAGGGGATGCCCGGCTGGGGCCGCAGGGTGGTCAGCAGctttcccagaatgccctgCGGCACAACTGTCGCAGCGATCACTGGTGCAGGAGGCTGTGGAAAGCGGGGATCACAGCCGGCGGGTTCCTCGCACTCTGCGTCCTCTCCCAGATCACGGTAAGAAAGCCACCCTCAGCTGCTGAAACCAGAGCGGATCGATCATCCGAGACCAGAACACGGTCTGTGTGGCCCGTCTTTGGACCGGCCTTCTTTcgctaatatttatttatttattttttaattattacacaGGGGGTCTGGGTCCTGTTCGTAATCAATGGTTACGGCGCCTTCCCTGCCGCACACAAAGTCCTGGACCTCATGCAGTACCTGCTGTCACCACTGGGGGCAGAAGAGGTGAACCGGCTCTCACACGagtgacatcatcatcaactGTTTTAAGAGTCGCTTTACGATACGCGCAGGTTTCTCGTGGTGGTCGCGCGGGTACACTAGAGCGCCAATTGCGCACGTCTCCTCAAGTGTGCTTGAACTCCACGAGTCCAGCGTCTCCTCCGTCGCGTCCGCTCGGGGCCCGAGGACGACCAACGCTTGTGACACGTGGGCGCGACTTCTTCACGTCTTTTCTCCCAGATGTCCCAGTCCTTGAGGAAGGAGCTCTGGCGGATGGAGacgctgtgccccctgctggccacacTGTTCCTGGGCATCATCATCCTCGGCATCGGGGTGGGTTTGCGTCCTGAGGAGGGCGTCCTCAACGAGCCCGTGAGAAGCCGCTAGAGCGCCTGTCCAGGTGTAAATGTTACACATCTACTCAACGATAATGCTGGATTTTCTTCTCGGCTGAGGCTCGCTAGAATGTCCAGGGGTGAAGCAGCAAGCTACTGTGTGGGCTTCGACCCCACAACCTTCTGGTTGGCCCCAGGCGATTGGTCCTGCTGCAGCGAAGCTTTTGTCCACACAGGTTCTGTATTGCTTGAGAACCATGTCTCCCGGGTGTTTCCCGGCCTTCCCCGAGGACCGGCGCCGGTCCATGAGCCGCCAGCCCTCCTTCACCTACTCCGAGTGGAGCGACGCCAGGGAGGAGGACCTCTTCGAGCTGGAAGCCGTCCCCGAGACCCCCGTCTTCGACTGCTTCGCGGACACGAAGGCCGAGACGGACCCGGTCACCCTCACGGTGAAGCAGGTCGGGCTGCAGGAGAGGTGGGTATGTCGCCGCGGTAACACCCAGTACGGTTATCGTTCATATCGCTGCATTTCATTGGCTGGGGAAATCCGCACGTTCGGTTCGTTGGGCGGTGCTTCGGAGCCTCGTGTCTCACGTTTCTGAGAGTATGTTTAGATGGAGAACAGCACATATCCATCATTGTAGAGACGAAAGATGCAGAAataagtacagtacagcagatCAACAGCACTGGGGCGGCAAGAGGTCAACAGTGAGAGGAGTCATTGTAGCGATATGAGTGGAACaaggaaatatatatattcatacagTCATAAGTACATAGATTAGATACATGAAGGATTGTCATGGCACTGGCTGCTGtaacccgtgtgtgtgtgtgtgtgtgtgtgtgtgtgtgtgtgtttcaggaggGGTTCCAATGTATCCCTCACTCTGGACATGTGCACGCCGGGCTGTACGGAACCCTACGGGGCGCTGCTGTCGCCCGGAGAGCAATCGGCTCGCGACCACCTCCTGAAGGCCTCCAACGTGCTGAGCGCCGAGCAACTTCGCACCCGCGCCCTCGACGACGCCGCCCTTCAGGCCGAGTTCTTTGTAAGCGCCGAGCGCAGGGGGCGCGGGAGGCCGAACGGCGTCCCGGATCGCGGGTCCCACCTCCGGCGTCCTCGCGCGCTGAGCCTTGCGTTCGTGTCCTGTCCCCTGCAGGAGACGCCCATGAACTTTGCGGACCCCAAGGAGTATGACTACCCCGGGGTCGTGAGGAAGAACCGGTACAAAACCCTCGTGCCCAGTGAGTacgcaccccccgcccccacccggCGAGGGCCGCGGCGCATCGAGTTCCCACGACCTTTGACCTTCGCCTTGACCTTAACTCGGGACCGCTTAGCTAATTTCTCATCGTCAGCCCCGATGCCATCAGGGTTAGGCGGACGGTGGGGTCCGAGTGCCTAGTGCCTGGGACGCGATCCGGTGCAAACGGCGCGCTCTTCGCTGTGTTTCAGACCCGCGCAGCAGGGTGTGCCTCAAAGCCACGGACCGAGACGACTTCCTCAGCACGTACATCAACGCCAATTACATGAGGGTTCGTACCTGAGCGCCTTGCCCTTTACCTTCTGCGCGTGTACGGTAATACCGCGTTTTAACATCCGTCCAGCGTAAATCACTTACAACATCATGTGAAACAGCACTggattcatttttctccaaagcgacttgcggTGTTTATCCCCCCTACAATTAtgtacccgtttatacagctgggtaattttactggagtaattcagggtaagtaccttgctcatgagtactatagctggaggtgggattcgaaccgttAGCAGCAGTTCTGTTGACTCCACCTGTATGGGGATGTGTGTAGACACACAATGTGTTTGTTAGGGTGTGATGGGGTGGTGCGGAGGGGGTCCTGCTGACTGGAACGTCGCCCACAGGGCTACGGCGGCGAGGAGAAGGTCTACATCGCCACTCAGGGCCCCACGGTGAACACGGTGAGCGACTTCTGGAGGATGGTGTGGCAGGAGTGCTCGCCCGTCATTGTCATGCTCACCAACGTTGAGGAAAAGAATGAGGTGGGACACAACCGCGATGAACTAAGGTAGAaagcg
Above is a genomic segment from Scleropages formosus chromosome 5, fSclFor1.1, whole genome shotgun sequence containing:
- the LOC108942176 gene encoding tyrosine-protein phosphatase non-receptor type 5-like produces the protein MTRDGTARTPGPGDARLGPQGGQQLSQNALRHNCRSDHWCRRLWKAGITAGGFLALCVLSQITGVWVLFVINGYGAFPAAHKVLDLMQYLLSPLGAEEMSQSLRKELWRMETLCPLLATLFLGIIILGIGVLYCLRTMSPGCFPAFPEDRRRSMSRQPSFTYSEWSDAREEDLFELEAVPETPVFDCFADTKAETDPVTLTVKQVGLQERRGSNVSLTLDMCTPGCTEPYGALLSPGEQSARDHLLKASNVLSAEQLRTRALDDAALQAEFFETPMNFADPKEYDYPGVVRKNRYKTLVPNPRSRVCLKATDRDDFLSTYINANYMRGYGGEEKVYIATQGPTVNTVSDFWRMVWQECSPVIVMLTNVEEKNEKCTEYWPEDGVTYDGIEISVTRLIRADDYRLRIFALKCDGEERSLRLYWYTSWPDQKTPDKAPPLLELVLEVEEVRLRAPPKSGPVIVHCSAGIGRTGCFIATTILCKQLKNEGVVDILKTMCQLRLDRGGMIQTPEQYQFVHHVLSLYEKKLSCSVEE